The window TGAAAAAGATCAAACACTCATCGATGAGTTGGACAAAATCGAACAATCCAAATGGGATGATCCCAATCACTACTATCATTATAAATAAAAAAGCCTCTCCCCGAAGTATCCTTCGAGAAGAGGCAACCGTCTTTAAGGCAACTCTTGCCTTCTACAACTTAAGTGTTATTCAAAAGTCGTAGTACAGAATTTGGTCTGAGGCTGGCTTGCGCTAGCATTGCCGTACCGCTTTGCACGAGAATTTGTTTCGTCGTGAGCGCTACCATTTCCTCAGCCATATCTGCGTCCCTAATCCTTGATTCGGATGCTTGCATATTTTCGTATGCACCCATGAGGCCTTTTGCAGTACTTTCGAGCCTATTTTGGTAAGCTCCCATATCTGCCCTCTGCTTCATGATCTTGTTCAAGGCGAAGTCCGCTTTGGCAATCGCTTCGTCAGCTTTTCCAGGTGTCGAGAGTGCAATTTTAATTGCCCCTTCTGACATCTTAAGTGCTTTCGAAGTCATAGTTCCAATGTAGAAACGCTCTCTTTGCCTTGCGTTTGCTCCCATGTGAAACCACATCGATGCTTTTGTTGACTTTCGAGCGAAGTCTCCTTCAAACAGTTTCATTTTATTGAACTCTGCTTGCGAAGCGATTCGATCGATCTCATCCACCAGCGCAGATACTTCTACCTGCACGAGTTGCCTGTCCTCAGGTGTGTAGATTCCGTTCGAAGTCTGGATCGCTAAGGTCCGGATTCGTTGGATGATTTCAGCCGACTGGTCAAGGTAACCCTCTGCAGTCTGGATGAAACTCAGTCCATCTTCCGTATTCCTTTCCGCCTGACGTAAACCACGAATTTGTGTCCGTAGTTTTTCCGAAACAGCAAGACCAGAAGCATCATCACCGGCAAGGTTAATCCTTTGCCCAGTGGAGAGGTTCCTCATGGTCTTATCTACATCCCATTGTGTAAACTTGAGAGCACGATGTGATTGAATCGCACTCATGTTGTGATTGATAATCATTGGCCTACACTCCTTTGTGTTATAACCAAGAACGGTATATGTTTCGTTCTTAGCCGGACAATCCCTGTCCGGTGTCAAGGATGAGCTTTCATTTTGCCACCTGGCAGGGGAAAGCCGGCTGATTATCTCTTACAACTCTTCAGTTACACTAACCACTCACTTTGTTAACGGTTGTTAACGAAGGAGAGAAAGAACTCCTTGTGGACGAACATTCGCCTGAGCCAACATAGCAGTTCCAGATTGAACTAAAATCTGGTTCTTCGTGAAAGCCACAGTTTCTTCTGCCATATCCGCATCACGGATCCTAGACTCGGAGGCTTGGGTATTCTCATAAGCGTTCATGAGCCCTTTTGCAGCATGCTCAAGACGGTTAAAGTAAGCACCTAAGTTTGCCCTTTGTTTGCTAATACGTGTTAACGCAGCATCCAAAGTTCCGATCGCATCATTTGACTTGTCAGCAGTTGACAAAGACAGGAGTTCTCCACTTTGACCTTTTAGATTCAGTGAACGTGCAGTCATTGTTGCAATGAACACTCTTTCTCGTTGGTGCATGTTTGGTCCGATATGGAACCACATAGAGGTTGCTCTAGATCCACGTGCAAAATCACCTTGAAGCAAATTCATTTTATTGAATTCAGCTTGGGAAGCAATTCTATCCACTTCATCGATAAGTTGTGACACTTCGACTTGGATCATTTGTCTGTCTTCTTCAGTATAAATACCGTTAGACGATTGGATTGCAAGTGTTCGAATTCTTTGAATGATATCATTCGATTCTTGCAAAAACCCTTCCGTAGTTTGGATCAGGCTCATACCGTCTTCGGTATTTCTTTCTGCTTGTCTAAGACCATTCACCTGCGTTCTCATTTTTTCCGAAACGGCAAGGCCAGATGCATCATCACCTGCTCGGTTGATGCGCATACCTGAGGAGAGTTTTTCCATATTTTTGGAGACTTCCTCGTTTTGGAACTTGAGTACGCGATGTGAGTTGATCGCGGCTAAATTGTGGTTTATGATCATTTGGTTTCCTCCTTGAAACTTGATCTGGCAAACGAGAGAATCCCTTCTCTCGCTTTTTTTGTGTCTGGCTTTCAGGCCCCATTGGTGCCTAAAATCTCTATTTATTCCCTTAGTATGTCGGTGATCGGATAGAAGAAATTAATTCGATGAAATTAAGTAGTTTTTGAGGAATTTTGGCAGTTTTTGCCGATTTTTAGAGAATTTTGCTTACTTTAGCGTTTTATTTTTTTTTAAAAAATTTCTATTTTTCCCCATACGATCATCGGTATTTCTCCATTTTCCATGAGTACATTTTGAAAAATGGAGAAAAAGATCGGGGAAACCCCAATTTTAGCGAGAGGCGAGTGGGGAAATGGTATCCCATTGGTAAACGGGATTTAAGTTTCCTGAAAATTTATGTTCGATTGTTTTGACGTCTTTGAAGTTTTCAAAAAGCGTAGCATTTAACGCACGTAAGGTTTGTTCCATCGCTTGGATCCTACGTTTATTCAAAACTTCTTCCGATTCCTTGGGCCCTGTCTCCGTTCCACCTGTATAATAGGTGATGGTATCCACAGGTGCGTTGGGATTTTCTTCTTCTGGGTCCAAATTTTCGCCTTCCGATTTCGTGCGAGGGAGTCTATATTTTTCCATAATGGACTCCAGGCGATTGACATTCCAATCCATCACAAGTTTTTCATTTTTACCCATAAACCAGGATTGTTTTAAAGCAAAACGAATA of the Leptospira biflexa serovar Patoc strain 'Patoc 1 (Paris)' genome contains:
- a CDS encoding flagellin, translating into MIINHNMSAIQSHRALKFTQWDVDKTMRNLSTGQRINLAGDDASGLAVSEKLRTQIRGLRQAERNTEDGLSFIQTAEGYLDQSAEIIQRIRTLAIQTSNGIYTPEDRQLVQVEVSALVDEIDRIASQAEFNKMKLFEGDFARKSTKASMWFHMGANARQRERFYIGTMTSKALKMSEGAIKIALSTPGKADEAIAKADFALNKIMKQRADMGAYQNRLESTAKGLMGAYENMQASESRIRDADMAEEMVALTTKQILVQSGTAMLAQASLRPNSVLRLLNNT
- a CDS encoding flagellin, encoding MIINHNLAAINSHRVLKFQNEEVSKNMEKLSSGMRINRAGDDASGLAVSEKMRTQVNGLRQAERNTEDGMSLIQTTEGFLQESNDIIQRIRTLAIQSSNGIYTEEDRQMIQVEVSQLIDEVDRIASQAEFNKMNLLQGDFARGSRATSMWFHIGPNMHQRERVFIATMTARSLNLKGQSGELLSLSTADKSNDAIGTLDAALTRISKQRANLGAYFNRLEHAAKGLMNAYENTQASESRIRDADMAEETVAFTKNQILVQSGTAMLAQANVRPQGVLSLLR